The genomic interval TCCCTGGGCTATGGTGGGCACTGGGTACCGGGGTGTCGATCGCCACCTACAGCCTGGTGGACAAGGTGGGCGTGTCCGTCAGCCATCCCTTCGCCTACGTGTACCTGGCGATGGCCTTTGCCGCAGTCATCATCCTGTTTGTCTCCCTCGGTCAGCAGCGGTGTGCGGCGGTAGGAGGAAGAAGCTGGCGAGAGGGACTGGTTTCCGAATGGAACCGCAACGGAACCCGGGCAGTCGCTGCGGGCTTTTTCATGCTCTTCACTTACCTGCTCGTGCTGTTCGCCATGCGGGCTTCCCAGCTTTCCTATGTGGCCCCTCTACGCGAGAGCAGCGTCTTGTTCTCGATGCTGCTCGGGCGCTTGGTGCTGAAAGAACCGATCAGCGCTCACCGTTGGGCAGCCGGGGCGGCCATCTGCCTGGGAGTCGTCTTGCTGGGCCTCGCCCGTTAAACCCGGTCCTCGTTCAGCCAATGCAGCACCCGTTGCCGGTTCGCACAACTCTCATCTCAGAATGACAGCGGCCTGCCTCAGAGTCAGCGCCGCCGAACGGGGCAGGTCCTCATCTACCAGGAGACGCATCATGCGGTCACCCGCACCTGTTCCTGACCCACCACCCTGGCAGCATGCGCGAGTATAGCGAGAACCTCCTCCCGCTCCAATCCGTACTCCTCCTGGATCTCCTCAAAGGTCATCCCTGAAGACACTCGGGCAGGGAAAACAGCTGCGGGCCGGGAACTCAGCAGACCGGGGCCTCGCAGATACTCGATCCGGAGGTAGTGACCATGAAAGTAAGGCCGCTGATACTGGCCGCACTCTTCGCCGCCGTGCTGTCCGCTCTGGCCCGGCTTGCCATCCCCATTCCCTTCTCCCCCGTCCCCGTCACCGGGCAGATGTGCGGGGTATTCCTGGCCGGTGCGGTTCTGGGTAGCCGCCTGGGCAGCTTCTCGGTGCTTGTCTACGTCCTGCTGGGGGCCTTCGGCCTGCCTGTGTTTGCCCAGGGCCGGGCGGGCCCGGGGGTCCTCTTGGGGCCATCCGGCGGCTACCTGGCTGGATTCGTCCTCGGCACCTACGCCTCGGGCAGGGTCCTGGAGAGGCGAGAGCGACCGGGGTACCTCACCACCGCCGCCGCGATGGCCCTCTGCCTGCTGGTTACCTACGGGGCCGGTGTCACCCAGCTGGCCCTGGTGTTGCACCTTCCCCCGGCCAAGGCCCTGGGGGCGGGAGTTCTTCCCTTCCTCCCCCTGGACCTGGCAAAGCTCGCAATTGCCGCCGGGGTGGCCGTGCCGGTACGGCGTTCTCTTGAGGCGGCCCACCTGCTCCCGAGCCGGTCCAGCGGGCGTCGCTGACGAAGGTATGCCAGCATCAGCTGGCCACGTGCCGAACCTCTCCGCCCTCGCCCGTGGCCCTCCCGGCAAGCAGTCTCGCCGATTCTTCCGCGTCGAGCTCCATGATGTGGGGCACGCCGGTCACACGCGCGGCTGCAGCCCGGCGGGCACCTTGGGGTGGAAGTGGGGCTCCTGGACCGCCCCCGGCCCACAGAATCACGGCGCCGCCAGCGGTAGTGCCTCTCGCAGTGCGGCCACGAAGCCGTGGACCGAAGAGGCCGCCTCTTCCGGGGAAGAAGC from Bacillota bacterium carries:
- a CDS encoding biotin transporter BioY, producing MKVRPLILAALFAAVLSALARLAIPIPFSPVPVTGQMCGVFLAGAVLGSRLGSFSVLVYVLLGAFGLPVFAQGRAGPGVLLGPSGGYLAGFVLGTYASGRVLERRERPGYLTTAAAMALCLLVTYGAGVTQLALVLHLPPAKALGAGVLPFLPLDLAKLAIAAGVAVPVRRSLEAAHLLPSRSSGRR